The following proteins are co-located in the Dromiciops gliroides isolate mDroGli1 chromosome 2, mDroGli1.pri, whole genome shotgun sequence genome:
- the LOC122743544 gene encoding 40S ribosomal protein S29-like → MGHQQLYWSHPRKFGQGSRSCCLCSNRHGLIRKYGRNMCRQCFRQYAIDIGFIKLH, encoded by the coding sequence ATGGGTCACCAGCAGCTCTACTGGAGCCACCCTCGCAAATTCGGCCAGGGGTCTCGGTCGTGCTGCTTGTGTTCGAACCGGCATGGCCTGATCCGCAAGTACGGCCGGAACATGTGCCGCCAGTGCTTCCGTCAGTATGCGATAGACATCGGCTTCATCAAGTTGCACTAA